The following is a genomic window from Acidisarcina sp..
GATGGACTTTCCTGATCCCAGGTTAAGAACGTTCGACTCGACCATGATGGAACCCTCCTGCGTGCTGGATTATTACCTCGGTCGTGCGTGCACATCTTACTCCAAGACATTTCACCTTTGAACTTGATTCTGTCCTCCGGAGGCAGAGGCCGCGATTTGGACCTGCTGCTCACTCTTCCCATGTCAAACACTTGCAGGTTGTCGTGAGCAATCGCCGTAATGTACAAGTGTTACTGATTCCGAAATCGGTATAACAATCGGGCTGGTGGTGGCGTAAGAAGAATGCGCTCAAGAATTGCGACATCGTGTGAGGTGAAGGAAGCATGAAGTCTGCAACAGCATGGAAGTCCGCTTCCCAGGATGAAGAGTCCGAGCATCCGCTCTTTGCAAGAAGATACTTGTGGCCCTTCGTCCTGGTGACCTCTCTCTTTTTCCTGTGGGGAATCCCGAATAATCTCAACGATGTTTTGATTCGTCAGTTTATGAAGTCGTTCGAGATTACGCGCTTCAAGGCAGGACTGGTCCAGTCCGCGTTCTATCTTGGATATTTTCTTCTCTCCATGCCGGCCGCTCTGCTGATGCGCAGATATGGCTACAAGACAGGGCTGGTAACGGGACTGTTGCTCTACAGTGCGGGAACACTTCTGTTTTGGCCAGCGGCGGCTGTGGGAAGCTACTCCTTCTTTCTATTCGCGCTCTTCGTCATTGCCATGGGCCTGTCCTTCCTGGAGACAGGCGCGAATCCTTTCATTGCTCAACTGGGCGAGTCCGAGACGTCGGAGAGGCGGCTGACCTTTTCCCAGGCGTTCAATCCATTGGGCTCTGTAACCGGCGCGGTGATCGGCACAACCTTCATCTTCTCCGGGATTGAGTTGACCAAGGCCCAGGTCGTCGCAATGAAGGCTTCAGGAACCTATGCGGCCTATCTGCGCCACGAGACACTTCGGGTCACCACTCCCTACCTCGTGCTGGGCTGCATTGCCCTGTTGGCAGCGTTCCTCGTCGCGAAAACAAAATTCCCCAGCGCTGAAGGGCCAAGCCAAACCGTCATCAGCCTGGAGGAAGGAAGATTTCTCGATCTCTTCAGGTATCCACATTTCATCCAAGCGGTGCTCGCGCAGTTCTTCTATGTGGGTGCGCAGGTTGGAACCTGGAGCTACTTCATTCAGTATGCGCAGGATTATGTCCATGCCTCGGAGAAGACAGCCGGATTCTTTCTGACAGGCACTCTGGTTGCTTTTGGAGTGGGCAGGTTCAGCGCGACCTATCTGATGAGGTTTGTGA
Proteins encoded in this region:
- the fucP gene encoding L-fucose:H+ symporter permease; protein product: MKSATAWKSASQDEESEHPLFARRYLWPFVLVTSLFFLWGIPNNLNDVLIRQFMKSFEITRFKAGLVQSAFYLGYFLLSMPAALLMRRYGYKTGLVTGLLLYSAGTLLFWPAAAVGSYSFFLFALFVIAMGLSFLETGANPFIAQLGESETSERRLTFSQAFNPLGSVTGAVIGTTFIFSGIELTKAQVVAMKASGTYAAYLRHETLRVTTPYLVLGCIALLAAFLVAKTKFPSAEGPSQTVISLEEGRFLDLFRYPHFIQAVLAQFFYVGAQVGTWSYFIQYAQDYVHASEKTAGFFLTGTLVAFGVGRFSATYLMRFVRPNRLMGIYSVINVALVAVGVLFPGRIGLWSIFFTSFFMSVMFPTIFALGLKELGPNTKLGGSLIVMAIIGGAVFTPLMGLLFEATKSMAEAMLIPLGCYLFIAYFAFIGSRVRVPVMRRVA